Sequence from the Vicingaceae bacterium genome:
AGATTTAAAGAGGTAAACGAAAGATTTAAAGAGGTAGATGAGAGATTTAGAGAAATGGATAAAAAGTTTGACAGGATGATGATGGTTATATCGGTGGGGATTGCTTTTTTGTCTTTTTTGATAGCAATGTTATATTTCAAATAAGATTTTGCTCATATATATAGTTTCATTTTAAAAAAATTTTTTCTTCGACTTGTGTGTATTTCCGCCATAGGCGGATTTAATGTACATTTCCCTTAAAATCCTATCTGCTTTATGTTAAAAGTCATTTCCAATTTTACTGCCCCGACGCTTCTGTTTGGTTTATCAACTTAGCGTGCGATTTATCATTGTATAATTTTTCCTTTCCGAATGTATTTAGGTTGAAAAATTTTATGCAAATTTTTGCACATCCGGTATGTATACTTTAATTGATTTTTTCTTTTTATAAGATTAATTTTTAATAAATTTTTTGCAGCAAAGATAATGTTTTATGAAGCACGGGCAGCTGCGGACTTTGTTTGCCTGAGTGAAGTTTGAAAAATTTAATGTATATTTGTAAAACAAATATGTTATGAAAAAATCTACTTTTTATTCCTTTTTCGGACTATTGACAGCATTGATAACAGGATCGGCATTTGTCGTTCAAAATTCCGGAGGCAAACCGGGTTACACCGGCAGTCCGGGTGAAACGTATTGTAATTCTTGTCATTCAGGAGGAAGTGATACCACACATGTAATCATTACGTCCATACCGGCTTTCAATTCCAATCAATATATGCCCGGTGATACTTACACCATAAATATCACCGTGGAAAATACAGCATATAATTTGTTTGGTTTTGGTGCAGAAGTTTTGTTTACACAAGCTAACACCGATGCCGGTGTTATGCTGAATCCCGGTAATGGGGTGAAATTTATGAACGCTACCAATGGAAGAAAAAATGCAGTACATCAATCCCCTCAATCTGGTACAGGTTTTTATACATTTTCATTTGATTGGATAGCACCAACAAACGGACAATCAGTAACCATCTATGCTGCCGGTAATGCCGTCAATGGCAATGGAGGCTACATCCGGAGACCGGCCTGCCACCTCTTCGTTGACAATAACTGCTGCATCAACAGGAATTACAACTATAGAAAATCAAAATGTTCATCTTTTTCCCAATCCTGCCAATGATCACTTTTATATTGAATGGAACAATCCGTTAAATGTTAATGTGGTGAATATCAAGTTAACCGATATTCATTCTAAACAAATTTATGAATTGGCATCCAAACATGCTTTGTCCGGTAATAACAGGTTTAAAGTGGATATACCGGATTTTGTTAAAACCGGTGTATATATCGTCACCATCAACGACCGGCAAGAAATATTGTCATCGAGGATGTTGTTGATCAATCGTTGATTTAAAGTAAAGTTTAAATAAACTATACTCAATCCAGGTCAAAAAGGGATTTTATTCCAAAATAACGAGGAATCACAAACCCTTCGGCAAAAGAATATCCGGCCGGACGTCCATATTGACGTGCTCTTGCTTTGATCATCTCAAGAAAATCCGGACTTGAAATGGGAGTTTCGGGTTCGTCAGAAGGTTTATGGGGATTGTAAAATTGAGAAGCAAAACATTGAATGGCTTGCATTTTCTCATCCATACAATCACTGATGTCGATCACCAAATCAGGGTGCATATAATAATCTTGTATGTATGATAAAACTGCTTTTGGGCGGTGAGCCGGCAATTCATTATCCCTCAAAAACAGTTTTTATTTTAATCAATCCCGAATAGAAAGAGGCATCATGTACGATTTTGCTTGCACGTCCGTGATCAGGATGACGGTCATTGGGTGCATTGCAAAGGATATATGATGGCTTGGTCAAACGGATGATTTTAACCAGTTCTATGATATTCTCATTGGAATGCTCGAAAAAACCATCGGGCCAGCCAAAATTGACACGGAACAGGGCTCCTGAAAATTCTGCTGATTTTTTTGATTCTTCCAATCTTAAAGGAGCATTTCCTCTTGTGCCTAATTCACCTTCGGTCAAATCAACAATTCCAAAAGAATAACCTTGTTTCCGGTGTTTTATTAAAGTGCCGATACAACCAATCTCAACATCATCGGGATGAACTCCCACTGCAAGAATATCGACCGAAGAAATCTGACCGGTTATTGTTCTAACCATTGCAAAATTTTTTCGTCCATTGGTGATGTTTGTGGTGGAATCATCATAACCCATTGACCGTTTTCGTCAATGAGATATTTCTGAAAATTCCATTGCACTTCATTATCCGATTTTCCATTCAATGATTTTTGCGTCAGCCATTTGTATAATGGATGCATATCAGGTCCTTTCACAGATATTTTTGACATCACCGGAAAAGTTACACCATAATTTTTTTTACAGAATGCTTTTATTTCATCGTTGCTTCCCGGTTCTTGGTTGGCAAAATTGTTGGCGGGAAAAGCAATGATGATAAAATTTTTATCTTTGTAATGCTCATACAACTCTTGTAATTGTTGATATTGTGGAGTCAGGCCACATTGTGAAGCCACATTGACGATCATTACTTTTTTTCCTTTTAATTGGGCAAAATCAAAATCATTCCCATCAATGTCTTTGACCACAAAATCATAGAAATTTTTGTTTTGTGCAGTCATAGGCAGAATGTTTAATGTTGATACAAATAAAATCAATTGAAACAATAAATTTTTCATATTTAATTTTTTTAAGATAAGTCAGCTGAAATGGCCTCAACAGAGCCGTCTATTTTCTTGATGAGTCCTTGAAGAACCTTGCCGGGACCGCATTCCACAAATTTTGTGCAACCATCGCTAATCATTTGTCTGACAGATTGTGTCCATCTGACAGGTGCTGTCAGCTGTTCAATCAAGTTTTGTTTTATTTCGTCAGGGTCGATTGTGGCTTTGGCGTTTACATTTTGGTAGACCGGGCAAAAGGGTCGGTTGAATGGAGTTTTTTCTATCATAGTTTTCAGTTCGTTTTTGGCAGGTTCCATCAATGGCGAATGAAAAGCACCTCCAACCGGAAGCAATAGAGCACGTTTAGCCCCTGCTTCTTTTAATTTTTCACAAGCTTTTTCTACGGCTTTCATTTCACCCGAGATGACTAATTGTCCGGGGCAGTTATAATTGGCAGCCACAACCACGCCGTCTATGGTAGAGCAAATTTGCTCCACGATTGAATCATCCAATCCCAACACTGCTGCCATAGTGCTTGGAATGGCCTCACAGGCCTTTTGCATGGCTTGAGCACGGGTGGCTACCAATTGCAACGCCGGCTCAAATTCAAGACAACCATTGGCAACTAATGCCGAAAATTCTCCCAATGAATGCCCGGCAACCATAGAAGGTTTGATACCTGTTTTTTGTTCATAAATTTTGGCCGTTATGACCGAGTGAATAAATACGGCAGGTTGTGTAACCTTGGTTTGTTTTAATTCTTCTTCGGTGCCATGAAACATTATCTCAGAAATTTCAAAACCGAGAATATCATTTGCTTTATGAAACATACGACGTGCCTCCTCAAAACGCTCGTACAATTCTTTTCCCATACCCGGAAATTGCGATCCTTGTCCCGGAAAAACAAATGCCATTTTGCTCATAGTATATAATTTTTGTTATTAATGCAAATTTGCGCTAATGATATTAAAAAACTCCCTTCTTGTGGCTTCTTTTTCAAACTCTCCATAGAATGAAGATGTTGTGGTGACGGAATTTTGTTTTTGCACACCTCTCATTTGCATGCAAAGATGTGTGCATTCAACCACCACGGCCACTCCTAAAGGATTTAATGTTTGTTGTATACAATCTCTTATTTGATCGGTCAAACGTTCTTGCACTTGCAAGCGTCTGGCAAACACTTCGACCACTCGGGGTATTTTACTGAGACCTACAATAAATCCATTGGGGATGTATGCCACATGAGCTTTACCAAAAAAAGGGAGAAGATGATGTTCGCACAAAGAGTATATTTCGATATCTTTCACTACGACCATTTGTTTATGATCTTCTTGAAACATAGCCGAACGAATGATTTCCACAGGATCCAGATCATAACCATGTGTCAAGTATTGCATAGCTTTGGCAACTCTTTCGGGAGTTTTTTTTAACCCTTCTCTTTGGGGGTCTTCACCGATAAGTTGAATGATCGATTGATAATGATGAGTTAATTCTTCAATGATTTTGGAATTGTAACGTTCTTCTTTGACATATCCGTCAATGCTTTCTTCGGGATCAAATTTTTTATTCTCCATAGTATTCTGCTTGATTATTTTCGGTTTCAATCAATTTAACACAGTGAAGCCGGATGTTTAATTTTTCAAATTCCGGTTGTAATTCTTTCCAAAATGCAATGCACAAGTTTTCGGTGGTGGGTTGTATATTTTGCAAAAAATCCACTTCGAGATTCAGGTTTTTGTGATCGCATTTTTCGATAATTTTTTTACGGATTATTTCACTTATGTGATTAAGATTGGCAATAAACCCGGTTACGGGATCAGGCTCTCCTTTAACGGTTACAAACAACTCATAGTTATGACCATGCCAGAGAGGATTGCTGCATTTTCCGAATACCGCCAAATTCTTTGCGTCATCCCAACTTTCGACAAACAATCGGTGAGCGGCATTAAACCTTTCTCTGCGAGTAAGATAAACTACCGGCATTTTGCGAATTTTAGGTCAAAAAAACTAAAAAATATCAATACTGCTCATTTTTGTTCGGAAAATCACCTTCTTTCACATTTTTAATATAAAGCCGCACGGCATTGCTTATATCCTCGTAAAGATTTAAATAACGCCTTAGAAATCTCGGAGAAAAATCTTTATTGATTCCCAGCATGTCATGTAGCACCAATACTTGACCGTCAACTTTGTCGCCGGCTCCGATGCCTATAACGGGAATTTTTAATTGAGACGATACTTTGGCGGCTAATTTCGCGGGTATTTTTTCCAGCACAATAGAAAAGCATCCCACTTCTTCCAACAGTTTGGCATCTTTTAGCAATTTCTCAGCTTCGGCTTTTTCTTTTGCTCTGACCGAATATGTGCCAAACTTATAGATTGATTGGGGTGTGAGCCCCAAATGCCCCATCACAGGAATGCCGGCGGAGAGTATCCGTTGAATACTTTCAATCACTTCTGATCCTCCTTCCAGTTTAACGGCGTGTGCTCCCGATTCTTTCATTATCCTTATGGCCGATTGTAGGGCTTCTTTTGAGTTGCCTTGATAGCTGCCAAAAGGTAAATCTACCACAATCAATGCTCTTTTTACAGCTCTCACAACCGATGAGGCATGATAAATCATTTGATCAAGAGTGATGGGTAAAGTGGTTTCGTGCCCGGCCATGACATTTGAAGCCGAATCGCCAACCAGTATTACATCTATTCCGGCTTCGTCAATTATACGGGCAAGTGAATAATCGTATGCCGTGAGCATACTAATCTTTTCCCCTCTGTTTTTCATTTCCTGCAAAACATGAGTGGTTATTTTTTTGGGTTTCTCCGGGCTTTCTTTAACGGCTTTTTTTCCTGCCATTTTCTTTTGTTTTAAAATGCGAAGTTATGGATTAATTTTTTATACTTTGAAAAGTTTGCAAGATATTGCAAGAGATAGACATATACTTTTGTTTTTTGAAAATTTATATTTTTTCACACATAATTTGCCGGAACTCGTTTAAGTTCTTCGGGTTTTCGTTTTTATTGAATCAAACGGGGTTTTCAACAACAAATCCGGTTTGATATTTCAATTTGCTTTTGACTATACCTTGTTCGTCAAGAGAAAAAATAAAAATCCATTCGTTTTTGACAAGAGATTGTAAAATTTTGTGTTTTTCGATAATTTCAATGATATTGTTTTCGGGTGCTTCTATAAAGACATTTAATCTTACAGGCATATGTTGCCATTCGGTACCGTCATGAATGGATTGCAAAGGCAGACCAATTCTCAAATCTCCTGTACTTCCTTCTAAAACTCCAAGTCCGCTGACGGGGTTGTGTAACGTTTTATTTCCTGCTCCTAATTTTGCCGGATCAGTCGTCGAGGCATTGTATTGCATGTTAATCCAGTGGGTTACGACCATGGGAGCTGTCATTAAATTTTCAAGAATAGAAAAATCTTTATCTTTTTTAAAATCATAATTGTGCAAAAACACTTTTCCATCTAAATCAATACCTTTGGTATGTTCGCGTGGTGCAATTACAAATGAATGGCAACCGGCCAGCCCCCATTCGGGTCTTACTTGCGACCAATCTTTTGAACGTTGAACGATAGTGGTGGGGGTTGTAAACGGTTCGTGGGAAAATCGTTTCACTTTTTCTTCGCGTACCATACGTGTTACTTCATGTAATTTTTTTTGAAGTTGAGTTACCAGCGCCACATGTGATTCCGGTACAAGGTCTGTCCTCAATAGAGTTATTTGATCGGTAGTTGTGTCATGAATGGCTGCCATAAAATAGGTATCTTCCGGAACGACGATACCATGTTTTCGAATTTCTTCACGAATGTTTGGGTCATTTAAAATCATGGATCCGACCAAAGCATTCACTTCTCCGGAATTTCCTCCGCATGCTCCACAATCAAGCGAAGTGGCGTGAGGATTGTTGACCGAAGTCGATCCGTGGCCCGTCAATACCACCAATTTCCCCATTTTGTCTTTTATTCCGAGAGCTTTGAGAGCAAACAAGCCCATTTGCACTTGAATCTCAAATGGTATGGGAGAAAGATCCGGCATGGTCTTGCCTTGGATCAAATTACCTAAATCCAATTCTTTTGGGTTTTCGATAGGACGTGTTAGTTTTAAACTATCTCCGATGAGTTTTGGCAAATAATATAATCCCAATGGACTTACATAACTAAATCCTGACACTACCCCAATTTTATATTTGAACTTAAAATGCCTTATGGCATCATCAATTTTGTGATTTATCAGAAACTTTTTGGGGTCTTCTTTAACAGGTTTTTCAAAAATCTTTCCTTGAGGATTAATCAATACAGGACATTGTTTTTTACCGGATGTGTTGTTGACAGGATAAAATTGTATCGGAAATCCAAAAAATCCTGCGATACCTATTGTTTCCACTTCCGGTATCAGCGATTCAATATGTCTTCTGACAACTTCGGATCTCACGTCTATACAGAATGCCATTTGTATGCCGGGTTCTTTTTTTTGATTGCCGGCAGGCCGGGAATTAAATTTGAGTACAAGATCGTCCTGCAATCTAAACTCCATGGCATAATGGCAAATCTTCAATAATTCAAAATATTCTTTTATTTCACCGGGTAATGCTTGGTTGATTTTTACACGCAGATCTTTTTCCCATTCTTCAACATATTCGGGAAAATGTTGATGAAAATATGTTTCCCAACACAATAGAATGCATGTCAATGATTTTAAATAGTCACTTTGTTTTCCTGACAGGCGGTTATCCCAATCAATGCCCGCCAAATAAGAAGACCAACCTATTAAATTCAATAAAACGGCATGTAGATATTGCTCAAGTTCCTCTTCGTTTAAGTTTAATTTTTCTGAACAAAAAACAAACGCTTTTTGATAATCATCCGGTATCTGCTTTATAAACGACCTGAAATTTTTCATTCCGGCAATTTCCGGCATCAAATCTATCGTGGCGTCCTGATGCCATTGATAAAACAATTCTTCTCCCGACTTTGGAAAATAATCGCCAAACTTGTCAAAATAAACAGATAGCCGGGCTGATGTTTCATTAACTACAGTTTGTTGAAAATCATTACCGGTTTTTTGGTCAATCATCTCGGCAATGGTCATTAATTTTTGAGAAGGAATAGATTTTTCATTTAAGTGTTGCAATTTCTCTTTGACAAGATTCACTTTCCATTGACTTTGACATTTATTCAAGGATTTTTGGAGATATTTATCTTTTATGTATCCATTTTGCATGAGATTCAAATAGTATTTCGCCGGCATATACATTTTTATATTGCCATTGCGAAATACTCTCAAGGCGCACTCGTGATAAGACAAATCTATCATACCCCAAAAAGGATTGACAGCTACCGAATTTTCGAGCGGCCAAGTTGGAGCAATTGTTTTACAAACCTTATCCAATGTATTGATTATCATGTTTGTGATTTTATTATTTTTTGCTTGATTTGATGATTTGTTGATCGAACCAGGCATGCAAGTAAAATCCGTTTCTTACATATACATCCCATTTGGGAATGGGAGGAAGATAACGCCATTTTAACATGACGGCATAAAGAGCCAATAGTATAAACATTATCATTATAAATGTTGTTGAGGTAAATAACCAATAATCATGTTCGAAATTTTTGATGGATACCGGAATAATGTATTCAGCTCCTGTTTCAAAAAGAAAAAATGAAAGAAAAACAGTGATTGTGAAAATCAACATATTCATCAGTCCTTTGTTATAACTACTATAAACACTTGTGTTGACAATAAATGCCGATATGCCGATGGTAATGATGAATCCCAAAACAAAAAAGGGATAATAAGGAAAAAAAGTGCCTTTGAACAATTTCGAAAAAATTAGAAATAACACAACTCCTGTGGCAAAACCGGAAATTATATGCCATTTGGTAAGTTTGGCAAAATAAATATGACGGGTTTGAATAATCCGGTATTTATCAATTTCACTACCGGACGACAAAAACGTATGGGCTTTGTAAAATGAATGTCCGATAAGATGCAACACGGCTGCAGGATATAAACCTAAGCCCGAAAGCATGGTGCTGAATCCCATATGCCCTATACTTGAATAGGACAATCGCGTTTTGGCCGCAGGTTGGTAAAAAGATACCAACGTGCCATACATGGCAGAGAGTCCACCCCAAATGATCAGTATATCCGGTGCCACAGAAACTTGATCGAACAGAGTCGAAAATCGAATAATCAAATATGGTCCCGCATTTAACAAACCTGCATGAAGAATGCCCGAAACAGGTGTGGGAGCTTCCATCATTCCCAAAACCCAACCGTGAAAAGGAATATGGGCAGATTTGACAATAGCTGCAAGTGCAAGAAAAATTGCAGCCCATTCAAGTGTTGATTGATCAATGGCATGAGAAGAACTCGTCAGGAAAATGTTGTTCAAATCCCATTGACCGGTTGAAATCACAATGATGAGAAAAGCCACCAATAACAAACTTGCCGATAATATACTCATTATTTTCTTTTTCTTTCCGGTTATGATGGCATATTTACGGTCATCATAAAGTGAAATCAACTTTCTCAATCCGTATCCCGACAACACCCAACCGGCAAAAAACAAAATCACATCTCCCGATATCATCAAAAGCAACACCGATGCAATTGTGAAAATTAAACGGGCTGTGAATATCTGCTGTTTTTTATCGCCCCATAGGTAATTTTTGCTAAAACTTAAAACTGTCCAACCAATCACAGATACCATGGTGAAAAATACAATACTTACTTTGTCGATTTTCCAATGGAACATCAATATCTCAATGGTTTGTTCTGAAGATATTTCAGCCAACAATAAACAAAGTTCGACCACACCGGTTAAAATGGCTGCCAAAAAAATGTTTTTTGTAAATTCTATCAAGCGGTCTACTCGGAACGAGCGGTAAATTGCTGCCACATTCCATAATGCAATGGGATAAAACACAAAAACATAAGACAACCACGATATCATAAATGTAAATTTTGCCGGCAAAAGTAGTTATTTCAAAAGATAAAACATTATTTATATTTGCTATGAAAATTATAAATTATTTTTATGAATTATACCATTCATCAGCTATTAATTTTCTGCAAAGTGGTTGAATGCAAAAGCATAACCCGTGCGGCTGAAGAATTGAACATGACACAACCGGCGGTTTCCATTCAATTAAAAAAATTTCAAGAACAATTTAATTTACCTCTTTATGAAATGCATGGGAAGAAATTAATCATTACTGATATGGGGAAGGAAGTGTATGAAAGTATTTTAGAAATCACAGAAAAATTGCAATTATTGGAATATAAGGCAAAAACTACCGGCAGGCATATAACGGGAAAATTAAAAATTGCTTCCGCGTCAACCGGAATTTATGTCGTTCCTTATTTCTTGTCTGATTATTTAAAAAAATACCCGCAAATTGATTTAAAGCTCGATTTCACCAACCGAACCAATGCAATCAAATCGTTGTTGGATAGAACCTCCGAATTGGCAGTAGTATCATTGCTGCCCACTTCATTTGCCGTCAATGAGGAAATTCTCATTCGCAATGAGTTGGTAATGGTTGTAAAAAACGGCATTGATGAAAAAAATCTACCGATGATATTCAGGGAAAAGGGGTCTGCCACAAGAATGTTGATGGAAAAATATTTCCTTCATCAAAAATACCATCTCGATGCCCGTCATAAAATTGAATTATCTTCAAACGAAGCCGTAAAACAAGCTGTGTTGGCCGGTTTGGGTATATCCATTGTTCCACTGATGAGTATAAAACGGGAAATTGAAAATGGCTTGGTAAAAATCATTCCGGGAGAAGGACTTCCAATCATTACCCATTGGAGAGTGATTTGGTTGAAGAACAAAATATTGTCACCTGCGGCAAGTGCTTTTGTAGATTTAATCAAAATCACAAAAAACAAACCGGATTCATATCATTTACAAGAATTGTGACAAATTTTAAAGCATTGCATTTTGATAAATAATTTAAGCCGCATGTTAATGCCGGAGAATTGAAAACCTCACCCCGCCCTTATGGGCACCCCTCTCCTTGGTAAGGAGAGGGGCATGGGGAGAGGTCTTAACTTCTCATTTGCTAAAATCCTTGCCTACGGGCATTTTGCGTTTCTACAATTAGTATTTGCACCAAAATTTATTTGTCGAGGGATTGAAACCTCACCCCGTCCTTATGGGCACCCCTCTCCTTGCGAAGGAGAGGGCTTTAGGAGAGGTCTTTTTTCACTTCTCAATTCTTTAAATCATAGTTTTTACGTCGTTTTGCGTTTTCATTGACGCATATAAGAATTGTTAATTTGTAGCAGACAAGAGAATAGAAAAGCGAATCAAGAAACTATAAAAATTTGGAAAAAAAGATAGAGAAAAATGTAATAGAGAAAATAGAAATAAAAAATTATCATGTTATTTTCTTTGTGTTTCTCCGTGCTCTCCGTGTTGAGTATATTTTTCCCAAACCATAGAGAACAGAGATTTGTACGGAGTACTTTAAATGGCCCCTTTGCTTTATTATTGGAGACTTCATGGAATCAAAAGAAAAAGACCGGAAGATTTACTTATATGCTGTTTAGCGATGAAATTTAAAAACAATTAAAAGTTTCAATTATAAAAATACATATCTTTGGTTTAGAGATTGGGGAGTAGCACATAACTATATGAAAAATCTTTTTTTAAGATTTTTTATTTTTAATATAATAATTATTTTATTATTAACTAATTGCAGATTATATCAAATAAAATTGAAAGACTTTGAAGGTAACTACATTTCAAGTGTTTTGCCAGGAGACACATTATCCATAGTTTATTTAGAACAAAAAGGCAAATTATTTTATTACAGAAAATATAAAGATTTTTCTAATACAGGTGAAATAGATTTAGAAAAGTTTGTTTTGTATTTTTATAATTGGTCATATCATGGTGAATCAGAAAAAAATAAATTTGAAGAATCTAATTCAAAGATCACTTTTATATCAACATGGGAAACTGTTGATGATACCATTTATATTTATCAGATAGATGCAAATGCAGATATTATAGAAAAATATTATTACAAAAAAATTTCTCAAAATATAAATTCAGAGGTAAAAGACATAATAAAAAAAATGGATACTCTTCAATTTAGATTTTTGGGACCCGATGACCCATTAAAGTAACCACTCAATTCTATTAGTAGAAATTAAAGCTGATTTCTTATGTTTTAACCATCCGTAATTCGAAATTGTCACATTCTGGTATTCCAAAAAATAGTGCAGAATCAGAGCATTACAGGGTATTACCAAGACATTTACCTAAGAGACCCGCAGGGAAATGTAATGGCAGTGTACAGGATTCGGAAAGATTCTTTATATTTGTATGAAATTCCCCTCTACGGCAGCAGCCGTTTGGGGGTGATCAAGGAAAATAAACTTTTAAAAGTTAAAACTGCGCAAAATAACATCGGCGTAATGTCATTGCCAATCCCTGTCAATATAGCCCAAAGCAAGAACACAACCAAGCCAAGCGTTTATACGATGGGCAAAAAGCACTACGAAAGCTCCGACTGGCTGGGTAATGTGAGAGTGACTTACACCGATAAAAAATCCTGGCAGCAGAATAAATTTGCCCTGAACGTGAGCAGTTCGTTGGATTATTATCCGTTTGGGAGTGTGATGGAGGGGAGAAAATACAACCTCTCAGCTTACAGATACGCCTTCAACACGCAAGAAAGAGTACCGGAATTAAACGAGAGTCATTACACGGCTTTGTATTGGGAGTATGACGGCAGGTTGGCAAGGAGGTGGAACAGGGATCCGGTAATGAAAGAACATGAAAGTGTTTATGCAGCGTTTGCGAATAATCCGGTTTGGTTTGTGGATGTATTGGGGAATGATACAATAGACATAGAGCATGATAGTGAAAGTGGTAAATGGAACATTACAAATTACCAAAAAGTAAAAGGGGATGATGTTTTTCGATTAAAAATCGGAGATGAAACAAAATTATATACTTTCTCTGAAGGTGAGTATGGAGAAAGGGTTAATGCTCTGAATCTTGAATCAAATGAAGATTATACATTGGGTATTTATCATATTTCCGGGTCTCCTGAAGATAAAAGCGGAATAGGGTTTAATGTTACTCCGGGAGGTGAAGCAAGTATAGAGAAAAATTCAAATAAAAGACTACCTGAGGGGGAATATGATTTAATCGCTTCACCAAATATTAAAACTGTAAAATGGGAAATGCCCTGGGTAGTTTCTGAAACCAATAAAAAAATAGCTAGTCGAGGAGTAAAGTTCCATCCTGCCTATTCTCCAAGCGTTACTACATGGACAAAAGGATGCTTCGTAGTGTTTTACGATTACTATTTTGAAAACGGTAAAATAAAATCTACAAAAGAATCGTCGGTCAATGCTGCATTCTATTTTGTCCATTTATTAGACGCGAAAATCATATCTGATATAAAATATGGCGAATATTGTAGAATGACTGCTGTATTTACCAAAAAGCAACTTGCTAAATTAATTATAAAATCAACATGGGAGCAACAGTAAATAGAATAGTTGTTTATCTAACATTGATATGTTCAACTATTTTAATTGTAGATTTAAATTTTACTCATTTTCAAAATAAAAATCGAGAGAAAATCAAAAATC
This genomic interval carries:
- a CDS encoding hypothetical protein (possible pseudo, frameshifted) — translated: MRDNELPAHRPKAVLSYIQDYYMHPDLVIDISDCMDEKMQAIQCFASQFYNPHKPSDEPETPISSPDFLEMIKARARQYGRPAGYSFAEGFVIPRYFGIKSLFDLD
- a CDS encoding hypothetical protein (possible pseudo, frameshifted); translation: MVRTITGQISSVDILAVGVHPDDVEIGCIGTLIKHRKQGYSFGIVDLTEGELGTRGNAPLRLEESKKSAEFSGALFRVNFGWPDGFFEHSNENIIELVKIIRLTKPSYILCNAPNDRHPDHGRASKIVHDASFYSGLIKIKTVFEG
- a CDS encoding glutathione peroxidase produces the protein MKNLLFQLILFVSTLNILPMTAQNKNFYDFVVKDIDGNDFDFAQLKGKKVMIVNVASQCGLTPQYQQLQELYEHYKDKNFIIIAFPANNFANQEPGSNDEIKAFCKKNYGVTFPVMSKISVKGPDMHPLYKWLTQKSLNGKSDNEVQWNFQKYLIDENGQWVMMIPPQTSPMDEKILQWLEQ
- the fabD gene encoding malonyl CoA-acyl carrier protein transacylase: MSKMAFVFPGQGSQFPGMGKELYERFEEARRMFHKANDILGFEISEIMFHGTEEELKQTKVTQPAVFIHSVITAKIYEQKTGIKPSMVAGHSLGEFSALVANGCLEFEPALQLVATRAQAMQKACEAIPSTMAAVLGLDDSIVEQICSTIDGVVVAANYNCPGQLVISGEMKAVEKACEKLKEAGAKRALLLPVGGAFHSPLMEPAKNELKTMIEKTPFNRPFCPVYQNVNAKATIDPDEIKQNLIEQLTAPVRWTQSVRQMISDGCTKFVECGPGKVLQGLIKKIDGSVEAISADLS
- the folE gene encoding GTP cyclohydrolase 1; the encoded protein is MENKKFDPEESIDGYVKEERYNSKIIEELTHHYQSIIQLIGEDPQREGLKKTPERVAKAMQYLTHGYDLDPVEIIRSAMFQEDHKQMVVVKDIEIYSLCEHHLLPFFGKAHVAYIPNGFIVGLSKIPRVVEVFARRLQVQERLTDQIRDCIQQTLNPLGVAVVVECTHLCMQMRGVQKQNSVTTTSSFYGEFEKEATRREFFNIISANLH
- a CDS encoding 6-carboxy-5,6,7,8-tetrahydropterin synthase, producing MPVVYLTRRERFNAAHRLFVESWDDAKNLAVFGKCSNPLWHGHNYELFVTVKGEPDPVTGFIANLNHISEIIRKKIIEKCDHKNLNLEVDFLQNIQPTTENLCIAFWKELQPEFEKLNIRLHCVKLIETENNQAEYYGE
- the panB gene encoding 3-methyl-2-oxobutanoate hydroxymethyltransferase — protein: MAGKKAVKESPEKPKKITTHVLQEMKNRGEKISMLTAYDYSLARIIDEAGIDVILVGDSASNVMAGHETTLPITLDQMIYHASSVVRAVKRALIVVDLPFGSYQGNSKEALQSAIRIMKESGAHAVKLEGGSEVIESIQRILSAGIPVMGHLGLTPQSIYKFGTYSVRAKEKAEAEKLLKDAKLLEEVGCFSIVLEKIPAKLAAKVSSQLKIPVIGIGAGDKVDGQVLVLHDMLGINKDFSPRFLRRYLNLYEDISNAVRLYIKNVKEGDFPNKNEQY
- a CDS encoding UPF0753 protein yields the protein MIINTLDKVCKTIAPTWPLENSVAVNPFWGMIDLSYHECALRVFRNGNIKMYMPAKYYLNLMQNGYIKDKYLQKSLNKCQSQWKVNLVKEKLQHLNEKSIPSQKLMTIAEMIDQKTGNDFQQTVVNETSARLSVYFDKFGDYFPKSGEELFYQWHQDATIDLMPEIAGMKNFRSFIKQIPDDYQKAFVFCSEKLNLNEEELEQYLHAVLLNLIGWSSYLAGIDWDNRLSGKQSDYLKSLTCILLCWETYFHQHFPEYVEEWEKDLRVKINQALPGEIKEYFELLKICHYAMEFRLQDDLVLKFNSRPAGNQKKEPGIQMAFCIDVRSEVVRRHIESLIPEVETIGIAGFFGFPIQFYPVNNTSGKKQCPVLINPQGKIFEKPVKEDPKKFLINHKIDDAIRHFKFKYKIGVVSGFSYVSPLGLYYLPKLIGDSLKLTRPIENPKELDLGNLIQGKTMPDLSPIPFEIQVQMGLFALKALGIKDKMGKLVVLTGHGSTSVNNPHATSLDCGACGGNSGEVNALVGSMILNDPNIREEIRKHGIVVPEDTYFMAAIHDTTTDQITLLRTDLVPESHVALVTQLQKKLHEVTRMVREEKVKRFSHEPFTTPTTIVQRSKDWSQVRPEWGLAGCHSFVIAPREHTKGIDLDGKVFLHNYDFKKDKDFSILENLMTAPMVVTHWINMQYNASTTDPAKLGAGNKTLHNPVSGLGVLEGSTGDLRIGLPLQSIHDGTEWQHMPVRLNVFIEAPENNIIEIIEKHKILQSLVKNEWIFIFSLDEQGIVKSKLKYQTGFVVENPV